Part of the Oscillospiraceae bacterium genome, GAACCGATTGCAGCATTATGCGAGAGATGTGCGGATTGTTTGCCAAACAAACACTTTGGTTGCATTCTCTGTGAGAGCACGATTGGCCACTCCTACCATGTTGCCGCTTTTTGAAGTAGAGTATCAATATACGGTGAACGGGGCAGGGGAAATAATGCTTACCGTTTCCTATCAGATGGGAAATGTGAAATCTGATTTTACCCCCGAATGCTTACCCAAAATTGGTTTGCAGATGGTTTTGGAGCCTTCCTATCAAACAATGAAATGGTACGGAAAGGGGCCGCATTTTTCTTATCCTGATATCAAAGAAAGTGCCATGGTCGGTATCTACGAAATGCCTGTTTCAGAGTTGTTTGAACATTACATTCGACCCCAGGAAAATTGTAATCGTTCGGATATTCGTTGGGTCAGTATGAAAAATGATGACGGCATTTCCTGGACGGTAACGGGAGATGGCATATTGTTGAATACTTCTGCGTATTATTATTCCGATTACGCTATTGAAAAAGCAGGGCACAATCATTTGCTTTCCCCTGAAAACAACATATATTTTAATGTGGATTATCAAGTGTCCGGAATCGGCACGGGAAGTTGCGGTCCTCGCACATTCTCAAAGTATCGTGTTTTTTCGAAAGATGATGCATTCACAATAGTATTCACACCAAAAGCATAAGAAAAAGGCTATCCCGTCGGGATAGCCTTTGTTCGTTTGAAAACTTATACTAAAGTTTCATCTTTTGCTTTATCTTTTAATAAATCTCTGATTTCTTCCAGTAATACTACATCGTCTTCTTTTTTCGGAGGTTCTTCGGGAACAGCTTCCTCTTTCTTTTTAGAGAGAGCTGCAACCACTTTAATAAACACGAAAATAGACAATGCGATGATGAAGAAGTCGATAATGGTCTGGATAAAAGCACCGTATTTGATTTCTGCTCCGCCCACGGTATAAGCAAGATCTGCAAAACTCACACCGCCCATTAATAAACCAATTGCAGGAGTAATTACGTTTTCTACCAGGGATGTAACGATTTTACCGAAAGCACCGCCGATAATAACGCCGACTGCCATATCAAGCACATTGCCTTTTAATGCAAATGCCTTAAATTCAGAAATGAAGCCACTTGCTTTTTTCTTTGCATTTTTCATAATATAAATTCCTTTCCCTTTTTTTTTATTTAGCATAATATGAGATCATTTAATTTTCTTTTGACATAAGAAGCTGCTTTAAAATTTTAGTGGCATATCTTTTGCAAAAAAGAATTCCTGCTACCGTTAAAATGTTTGAGACGCTTAAATGCTTGTTAACACTCTATGCGTAGCCACAGTTCCTTTTTAATCGGAGAGTAAAAGAAAAAGAAGGTTTATTCACGTTCTTCTAAGGGGATGTATTTGGTGTCTTTGGAAACGCATTTGTATGCAGGACGCATAATCTTTTTATTCATAGAGATTTCTTCAATAATATGTGCCCCCCAGCCTGCGATTCTGGAAATAGCAAATAAGGGAGTAAAAAGTTCTTTCGGAATGTTTAACATCTGATATACAAATCCGGAATATAAGTCCACGTTAGCGCAGATATCTTTACTGGTTTTACGGTTGATAACAATGGGGGCTAACCGTTCCACAGCTTCATATACGCGGAATTGATCCATAGCACCTTTTTCTTCTGCTAATTCTTTTGCTTTTTCTCGGAGCAATTCTGCACGAGGATCAGAAATGGTGTAAACCGCATGGCCCATGCCGTAAATCAGACCGCTTTTATCATATGCTTTTTTATCCAGAATATTTGTTAAATGTGCCATGATTTCGTCATCGTTGTCCCAATGTTCCACATTTTCACATAAGTCTTCCATCATTTCTACAACCTTGATGTTAGCACCGCCGTGACGGGGGCCTTTTAAGGAACCGATTGCCGCTGCAATTGCAGAATATACGTCAGTACCGGAAGAGGTTACCACGTGAGATGTGAAGGTGGAGTTGTTACCGCCGCCATGTTCTGCATGTAAAATCAGCATCAAATCTAAAATTTCTGCTTCAAGCGGAGAAAACTTTCTGTTGGTACGAATCAAATGCAGAAAATTTTCTGCAATGGAATATTCTTTCTTGCAACGATGAAGAACCAAACTTTTATCATCAAAGTAATGGCGTTTTGCCTGATAACCGTATGCAGCAATGGTGCTTAAGCAGGAAACCAATTTGATAATCTGGCTGATAACATTTGGGATGCTGGTGTCATCGGGATTTTTATCATAAGAATATAAAGCTAATACACCACGTGCCAGTTTATTCATAATATCTTTGCTGGGTGCTTTCAAAATCATATCTTCGGTGAAGCCTTCAGGTAACTCACGGTATTCGGCAATATTTTCACAGAAGATTTCAAATTCTTCTTTGGTGGGTAACTTGGAGAATAAAAGCAAGAAAATAACTTCTTCGAAGCCCATTCTTTTGCCTTTTAAACCGGCAATAATATCACGGATTTCGATACCTCGATAGGAAAGTTTACCGGGAATCGCTATCTTTTCATCATTTTCAATAATATAACTGCTGACATTACCAACGGTGGTTAACCCAACCAGAACACCGGTTCCGTTGGCGTTACGAAGACCTCTTTTTACATCATATTTTCCGTAAAGAGAGGAATCAATCTGAGAAAATTCTCCTACTTTTTCGGCTAAATGAGCAATATATTCCTGAGATAATTTTGTTTTTTCCATATGTATTTTAATCTCCTTTGCAAAAAAAATAGTTGGAGCCAATAAAAAAAGAGGCATATCATCCTAACATTTTATATAGACTTTCATTTTATTTTACAATAAAATGACAAATTAGTCAATAACAATTACAACAAAATCATAAAAATATTTGAAAGCGGTTGACATCTATCCCATCATTTGATAAAATAATGGTAAAATGAGAAGTGTTTTTACAACACAAATCAAATGTGTTTTTTAAAGAAAGGATACTCCAAAATGAATTTTGAAGAAGAAAACGTAATTCCAACTGTTCAGAAAGAAAAAAAGACCTGGAAGCAAGAACTTCTGGAATGGATTTATTGTCTGGGTATTGCGGCATTGGTTGCAATGTTACTGATTACCTTTGTAGGCCAGATTGTTGATGTAAACGGCATCTCCATGGAACCCACTTTGCATCATCAGAATAAATTGGTGCTCTTTAAGTTGGGCTATTCTCCCAAAAAAGGAGATGTGGTTGTGTTTGATCCCAAAGGGGATAATAAAGCCTACATTAAACGAGTAATTGCTACTCCCGGTGATACCGTGGATATCAAGCCGGATGAAACCGGAGAATTTTTTGATGTGTATGTAAATGACGAGAAATTAGAAGAATCTTACATAGCTGAGAAAATTCATATAACCAGATTAGGGACCTTTGAGGGACCCCAGACAGTGCCGGAGGGTCATGTGTTTGTATTGGGAGATAACCGAAACAACAGTGATGATAGCCGTGATACCATGCGTGTTGGTATGGTTGAATACGATTCTATTAAAGGGAAAGCCATTTTCAGAATCTGGCCCCTCAATCAGATTGGTCCCATCCGTTAAACGATTACAGAAAAAACAATCCGGAGGATTCTTATGAATATCAACTGGTATCCCGGTCATATGGCGAAAACCAAACGCTTAATTTCCGAGGATTTAAAATTAGTGGATGCTGTGGTGGAAGTGTTGGATGCAAGAATTCCTGTGTCCTCCAAAAATCCTGATATTGATGAACTTTGCAAGAATAAGCCCAAAATTGTGTTGTTAAATAAATCTGATATGGCTGATGATGTTATTACAGACCGCTGGGTTTCCTATTACAAGGAACAGGGAATTTTAGCTTTAAAAGTGAATTGTGAAACAGGGGAAGGGCTAAAACGGATTCCTTCTGATTTAAAGGAACTTTTGAAAGAAAAGCTTGATCGTAACCGTGAAAAAGGGGTATTTAAACCGATTCGAATTATGGTGGTTGGAATTCCGAACTCCGGGAAATCGTCTTTTATCAATCGGATTGCCAATAATAAACGCTTAAAAACGGAAGACCGTCCCGGTGTTACTGTGCATAAGCAATGGGTAAAAGTATCCAACGAAATTGAGCTGATGGATACTCCCGGAATTTTATGGCCCAAGTTGGGCGATGAAACAGTATCTTTGCATCTTGCCTTTACCGGCGCAATTAAAAGTCAGATTTTAGATGTGGAAGAACTGGGTGTTTATCTGATTGATTATCTTCTTACCAATCATTCTGAGGCTCTTGCAGAACGT contains:
- the mscL gene encoding large-conductance mechanosensitive channel protein MscL is translated as MKNAKKKASGFISEFKAFALKGNVLDMAVGVIIGGAFGKIVTSLVENVITPAIGLLMGGVSFADLAYTVGGAEIKYGAFIQTIIDFFIIALSIFVFIKVVAALSKKKEEAVPEEPPKKEDDVVLLEEIRDLLKDKAKDETLV
- the lepB gene encoding signal peptidase I, with the translated sequence MNFEEENVIPTVQKEKKTWKQELLEWIYCLGIAALVAMLLITFVGQIVDVNGISMEPTLHHQNKLVLFKLGYSPKKGDVVVFDPKGDNKAYIKRVIATPGDTVDIKPDETGEFFDVYVNDEKLEESYIAEKIHITRLGTFEGPQTVPEGHVFVLGDNRNNSDDSRDTMRVGMVEYDSIKGKAIFRIWPLNQIGPIR
- a CDS encoding citrate/2-methylcitrate synthase; this translates as MEKTKLSQEYIAHLAEKVGEFSQIDSSLYGKYDVKRGLRNANGTGVLVGLTTVGNVSSYIIENDEKIAIPGKLSYRGIEIRDIIAGLKGKRMGFEEVIFLLLFSKLPTKEEFEIFCENIAEYRELPEGFTEDMILKAPSKDIMNKLARGVLALYSYDKNPDDTSIPNVISQIIKLVSCLSTIAAYGYQAKRHYFDDKSLVLHRCKKEYSIAENFLHLIRTNRKFSPLEAEILDLMLILHAEHGGGNNSTFTSHVVTSSGTDVYSAIAAAIGSLKGPRHGGANIKVVEMMEDLCENVEHWDNDDEIMAHLTNILDKKAYDKSGLIYGMGHAVYTISDPRAELLREKAKELAEEKGAMDQFRVYEAVERLAPIVINRKTSKDICANVDLYSGFVYQMLNIPKELFTPLFAISRIAGWGAHIIEEISMNKKIMRPAYKCVSKDTKYIPLEERE
- the ylqF gene encoding ribosome biogenesis GTPase YlqF is translated as MNINWYPGHMAKTKRLISEDLKLVDAVVEVLDARIPVSSKNPDIDELCKNKPKIVLLNKSDMADDVITDRWVSYYKEQGILALKVNCETGEGLKRIPSDLKELLKEKLDRNREKGVFKPIRIMVVGIPNSGKSSFINRIANNKRLKTEDRPGVTVHKQWVKVSNEIELMDTPGILWPKLGDETVSLHLAFTGAIKSQILDVEELGVYLIDYLLTNHSEALAERYKITLEEFDDKLTVYEKIALKRGYIFKKNDPDYERCANAVLDDFKNGRFGKLSLEIPEDL